A window of the Comamonas sp. Y33R10-2 genome harbors these coding sequences:
- a CDS encoding exodeoxyribonuclease III, with protein MFKLTSLNLNGIRSATTKGVQAWIEATAPDCICVQEIKAQAPDMAGRFEELAGMKGYFHFAEKKGYSGVGVYTRHEPSDVIVGFDAEEFDAEGRYVETRFDTPSRKLSIISSYFPSGSSGELRQEAKFRFLAKMHTNLMTLKAEREFILCGDINIAHQQADLKNWRGNQKNSGFTPEERAWMTSLLHKSDNMGGIVDVYRHLQPDTTDACYTWWSNRGQAYANNVGWRLDYHLATPATAALARTESIYKGEKFSDHAPITIGYDFKL; from the coding sequence TTGTTCAAATTAACCAGCCTCAACCTCAACGGTATCCGCTCCGCAACCACCAAAGGCGTACAAGCCTGGATAGAAGCCACTGCGCCGGATTGTATTTGCGTCCAAGAAATCAAGGCCCAAGCCCCAGATATGGCTGGGCGTTTTGAGGAATTGGCGGGCATGAAAGGCTACTTTCATTTTGCCGAGAAAAAAGGCTACTCCGGTGTGGGCGTTTACACACGCCATGAGCCTAGCGATGTCATCGTTGGCTTTGATGCCGAAGAGTTTGATGCCGAAGGTCGCTATGTAGAAACTCGCTTTGACACGCCTAGCCGCAAGCTCTCCATCATCAGCTCTTACTTTCCAAGCGGCAGCTCGGGCGAGTTACGTCAAGAAGCAAAATTCCGTTTTTTGGCCAAGATGCATACCAACCTCATGACACTCAAGGCCGAGCGCGAGTTCATTTTGTGCGGCGATATCAATATCGCCCACCAACAAGCCGATCTGAAAAACTGGCGTGGCAACCAGAAAAACAGCGGCTTTACGCCCGAAGAACGGGCGTGGATGACAAGTTTGTTACACAAGAGTGACAATATGGGCGGAATAGTTGACGTTTATCGTCACCTACAACCCGATACCACGGACGCTTGCTACACATGGTGGAGCAACCGCGGTCAAGCCTATGCCAACAACGTGGGATGGCGTCTGGACTACCACTTGGCCACACCCGCCACCGCCGCGCTAGCGCGTACCGAGTCCATCTACAAAGGTGAGAAATTCTCGGACCATGCGCCCATCACCATTGGCTACGACTTCAAGCTGTGA
- the pyrE gene encoding orotate phosphoribosyltransferase: protein MVVDKQPMDGADRLAQDFVQFAVDSGVLRFGEFKTKAGRLSPYFFNAGLFDDGAKMARLSEFYAKAILASGMEFDMVFGPAYKGIPLAATVAVELARQGKNVPFAYNRKEAKDHGEGGTLVGAPLKGRVLIIDDVMSAGTAARESIAIIKAAGAEPHAVAIALDRQEMATENGQDVAHSAVQYVRNQLGMQVCAIAKLADLLLYLEQQGSGAGGEHHERVLAYRQRYGVNDKE from the coding sequence ATGGTGGTAGATAAGCAGCCAATGGACGGTGCAGACCGTCTGGCGCAGGACTTTGTGCAGTTTGCCGTTGATTCGGGCGTGCTGCGTTTTGGTGAGTTCAAGACCAAGGCCGGGCGTTTGAGCCCGTACTTCTTCAATGCTGGCCTGTTTGACGATGGAGCCAAGATGGCCCGCTTGTCTGAATTCTATGCAAAAGCCATTTTGGCCAGCGGCATGGAGTTTGATATGGTCTTTGGCCCTGCGTACAAGGGCATTCCTCTGGCCGCCACGGTGGCTGTGGAGCTGGCGCGTCAGGGCAAAAATGTGCCTTTCGCCTATAACCGCAAGGAAGCTAAGGATCACGGTGAAGGCGGTACTTTGGTGGGCGCGCCTCTCAAAGGCCGTGTGCTCATCATTGATGATGTGATGTCCGCTGGCACCGCTGCGCGAGAGTCCATTGCTATCATCAAGGCCGCTGGCGCTGAGCCCCATGCCGTGGCGATTGCTCTGGATCGTCAGGAAATGGCGACCGAGAATGGCCAGGACGTGGCCCACAGTGCTGTGCAATATGTGCGCAACCAATTGGGTATGCAGGTTTGTGCGATTGCCAAGTTGGCCGATTTGTTGCTTTATCTTGAGCAACAAGGCAGCGGCGCTGGTGGTGAGCATCACGAACGCGTGCTGGCTTATCGTCAGCGTTACGGTGTCAACGACAAGGAATAA